One stretch of Arachis hypogaea cultivar Tifrunner chromosome 20, arahy.Tifrunner.gnm2.J5K5, whole genome shotgun sequence DNA includes these proteins:
- the LOC112782816 gene encoding pentatricopeptide repeat-containing protein At3g09040, mitochondrial isoform X1, translating to MRLAVAPHVQGFLFLRPYSLTIQHCSSPSPPSISQVYEDLLRICFRLQQTKTNPHHHHDYHVFDNIPNHGDGEMAKVVHAHAIKHDISSDGFLASATIDLYAAAGNVPFAQRLFHQLHPRQRHLSAYNSIISMYSRQGLFQNALRCFVSMMRFGQLPDQFTLAIALSVCSKLRNVEFGTLLHSCVIKAGFESNPFCQGALIDLYAKCGFLRHASAIFDAAVHLDNVSWTALISGYVRAGLPQDALQVFDKMQIAGCSPDQVVFVTVLNALVNLGKLDDACKLFRDMHTSNVVAWNAMISGHAKSGHHKEAIEFFLEMRKCGIKSSRSTLASVLSAIASLAALDYGLLVHGEAIKQGLGSSIYVGSSLISMYGKCEMLDAAKQVFDVMSEKNMVTWNAMLGVYAQNGYFNHVMELFLDMTRRTIEPDEFTFTSILSSCACFESLEIGPQVHSVVIKRSFANNLFVNNALVDMYAKAGALKEARKQFERMKTRDNISWNAIIVGYVQEEEETDAFKMFNKMRLHGIVPDEVALASILSACGNVKLLEAGLQFHCLAVKLGLETNLFVGSSLIDMYSKCWSIEDARKIYSNMPEWSVVSMNALISGYALKNIKEAINLFSDMLALGLKPSEITFASLIDACKGSQVNLGLQIHCAIVKRGLLCGSEFLGTSLLGMYMDSQRIADANLLFSEFSNLKSIVMWTALISGYTQNDCCYEAINSYREMRDNSMFPDQATFVSVLRACALLSALQDGKEIHSLIFHTGFDLDELTSSALIDMYAKCGDVKSAVQVFEEMGTKKDVISWNSMIVGFAKNGHAESALKVFNEMAHSCVTPDDVTFLGVLTACSHAGWVSEGRQIFDLMVNCYGIEPRADHYACIVDLLGRWGNLKEAEEFIDKLNVEPNAMIWANLLGACRIHGDDIRGERAAKNLIKLEPDNSSPYVLLSNMYAASGHWNEARSLRRTMIQKEIQKMPGCSWIVVGQKTNSFVADPLFMHNLEKHLMVYQQCVLTRLMTAWLISMESRWTTTYDSLW from the exons ATGCGTCTTGCAGTTGCACCTCATGTCCAAGGTTTCTTATTCTTAAGACCTTATTCACTCACCATTCAGCACTGCTCTTCCCCTTCTCCTCCTTCCATCTCACAAGTCTACGAAGACCTTCTCCGCATTTGCTTCCGCTTACAACAAACTAAAACTAATCCCCATCACCATCACGACTACCATGTGTTCGACAATATTCCCAACCACGGCGACGGGGAAATGGCCAAAGTTGTTCATGCACACGCCATCAAACACGACATTTCCTCTGATGGCTTCCTCGCAAGTGCCACCATCGATCTCTACGCCGCTGCCGGCAATGTCCCTTTCGCTCAGAGGCTCTTCCACCAGCTCCATCCCCGTCAGAGACATTTATCCGCTTATAATTCTATCATTTCCATGTACTCAAGGCAGGGGTTATTCCAAAATGCACTCCGTTGTTTCGTTTCTATGATGCGTTTTGGCCAGTTGCCTGACCAATTCACGCTCGCTATAGCTCTCTCTGTTTGTTCAAAGCTCAGGAATGTTGAATTCGGCACGCTGCTTCACTCCTGCGTGATCAAGGCAGGTTTTGAGTCCAATCCGTTCTGCCAGGGTGCTCTTATCGATCTGTATGCCAAATGTGGCTTTCTCCGCCATGCTAGCGCCATATTTGACGCCGCAGTCCACTTGGACAATGTTTCTTGGACGGCTTTGATTTCGGGTTATGTTCGAGCCGGGCTGCCGCAGGACGCCCTTcaggtgtttgacaaaatgcagATAGCTGGCTGCTCTCCTGACCAGGTGGTTTTTGTGACTGTTCTCAATGCTCTTGTGAATTTGGGTAAGCTGGATGATGCCTGTAAATTGTTCCGAGACATGCACACTAGCAATGTTGTGGCATGGAATGCGATGATCTCTGGTCATGCTAAGAGCGGCCATCATAAGGAGGCCATTGAGTTCTTTCTCGAAATGAGGAAGTGTGGTATAAAGTCCTCAAGGTCCACGCTGGCAAGTGTTCTTAGTGCGATTGCCAGCTTAGCTGCGTTGGATTATGGGTTACTAGTCCATGGAGAGGCTATCAAACAAGGTTTGGGTTCTAGTATATATGTGGGAAGTTCTTTGATCAGTATGTATGGGAAGTGCGAAATGTTAGATGCTGCAAAGCAAGTATTTGATGTCATGTCTGAGAAAAATATGGTCACTTGGAATGCCATGCTGGGAGTTTATGCACAGAATGGTTATTTCAATCATGTAATGGAGCTATTCCTTGATATGACACGACGTACCATTGAACCGGACGAATTTACCTTCACTAGCATTTTGAGTTCATGTGCTTGTTTTGAAAGCTTAGAAATTGGTCCTCAGGTGCATTCAGTTGTTATCAAGAGAAGTTTTGCAAACAATTTATTTGTGAACAATGCATTGGTAGATATGTATGCCAAGGCTGGGGCTTTGAAGGAAGCTAGGAAACAGTTTGAGCGCATGAAAACCCGAGATAACATTTCTTGGAATGCCATTATTGTTGGATACGTGCAGGAAGAAGAGGAAACTGATGCTTTCAAAATGTTCAACAAAATGAGGTTACATGGCATAGTACCTGACGAGGTAGCTTTGGCAAGCATACTTAGCGCTTGTGGAAATGTTAAGCTATTAGAAGCAGGATTGCAGTTCCATTGCCTGGCAGTTAAGTTGGGATTAGAAACAAACCTTTTTGTTGGAAGTTCTCTTATTGACATGTATTCTAAATGCTGGTCCATTGAAGATGCACGAAAAATCTATTCTAACATGCCTGAATGGAGTGTGGTATCCATGAATGCTCTGATTTCAGGATATGCtctgaaaaatataaaagaagcTATTAATCTTTTTAGTGATATGCTGGCATTGGGGCTCAAGCCATCTGAAATTACATTTGCAAGCCTGATAGATGCTTGTAAGGGTTCTCAGGTAAATCTAGGGTTGCAGATCCATTGTGCTATAGTTAAGAGGGGTCTTTTATGTGGTAGTGAGTTCTTAGGTACCTCTTTGTTGGGCATGTATATGGACTCACAAAGGATTGCAGATGCCAACTTACTTTTCTCAGAGTTTTCGAACCTTAAAAGCATTGTTATGTGGACTGCTTTAATTTCTGGGTATACTCAAAATGATTGCTGTTACGAGGCCATAAATTCATACCGAGAAATGCGGGACAACAGTATGTTCCCTGACCAAGCAACATTTGTTTCAGTTCTTCGAGCTTGTGCTCTCTTATCGGCATTGCAAGATGGGAAAGAGATACATTCTCTAATATTCCATACTGGTTTTGACTTGGATGAGTTAACCAGCAGTGCACTCATAGACATGTATGCTAAATGTGGGGATGTAAAAAGTGCTGTGCAAGTTTTTGAAGAAATGGGTACTAAAAAGGATGTGATTTCTTGGAACTCAATGATAGTTGGATTTGCAAAAAATGGTCATGCAGAAAGCGCTCTGAAGGTCTTCAATGAGATGGCTCACTCATGTGTTACACCAGATGATGTCACATTCCTCGGAGTGCTCACTGCTTGCAGCCATGCAGGGTGGGTTTCCGAGGGCCGTCAAATTTTTGATCTCATGGTGAACTGTTATGGCATTGAACCCAGGGCTGATCACTATGCTTGCATTGTGGATCTTCTTGGTCGCTGGGGTAATCTCAAAGAAGCTGAAGAGTTCATCGACAAACTAAATGTCGAACCGAATGCTATGATTTGGGCCAATTTATTGGGAGCTTGCCGAATTCATGGTGATGATATAAGGGGAGAGCGAGCAGCTAAGAACCTTATTAAGTTAGAACCTGACAATTCTTCCCCATATGTATTGCTTTCTAATATGTATGCTGCATCAGGACATTGGAATGAAGCTAGATCTTTGAGGAGAACCATGATACAGAAAGAAATCCAAAAGATGCCTGGGTGTAGCTGGATTGTTGTAGGACAAAAGACAAACTCATTTGTTGCAG ATCCCCTGTTTATGCACAATTTGGAGAAGCACTTAATGGTCTATCAACAATGTGTGCTTACAAGGCTTATGACCGCATGGCTGATATCAATGGAAAGTCGATGGACAACAACATACGATTCACTCTGGTGA
- the LOC112782816 gene encoding pentatricopeptide repeat-containing protein At3g09040, mitochondrial isoform X2 produces MRLAVAPHVQGFLFLRPYSLTIQHCSSPSPPSISQVYEDLLRICFRLQQTKTNPHHHHDYHVFDNIPNHGDGEMAKVVHAHAIKHDISSDGFLASATIDLYAAAGNVPFAQRLFHQLHPRQRHLSAYNSIISMYSRQGLFQNALRCFVSMMRFGQLPDQFTLAIALSVCSKLRNVEFGTLLHSCVIKAGFESNPFCQGALIDLYAKCGFLRHASAIFDAAVHLDNVSWTALISGYVRAGLPQDALQVFDKMQIAGCSPDQVVFVTVLNALVNLGKLDDACKLFRDMHTSNVVAWNAMISGHAKSGHHKEAIEFFLEMRKCGIKSSRSTLASVLSAIASLAALDYGLLVHGEAIKQGLGSSIYVGSSLISMYGKCEMLDAAKQVFDVMSEKNMVTWNAMLGVYAQNGYFNHVMELFLDMTRRTIEPDEFTFTSILSSCACFESLEIGPQVHSVVIKRSFANNLFVNNALVDMYAKAGALKEARKQFERMKTRDNISWNAIIVGYVQEEEETDAFKMFNKMRLHGIVPDEVALASILSACGNVKLLEAGLQFHCLAVKLGLETNLFVGSSLIDMYSKCWSIEDARKIYSNMPEWSVVSMNALISGYALKNIKEAINLFSDMLALGLKPSEITFASLIDACKGSQVNLGLQIHCAIVKRGLLCGSEFLGTSLLGMYMDSQRIADANLLFSEFSNLKSIVMWTALISGYTQNDCCYEAINSYREMRDNSMFPDQATFVSVLRACALLSALQDGKEIHSLIFHTGFDLDELTSSALIDMYAKCGDVKSAVQVFEEMGTKKDVISWNSMIVGFAKNGHAESALKVFNEMAHSCVTPDDVTFLGVLTACSHAGWVSEGRQIFDLMVNCYGIEPRADHYACIVDLLGRWGNLKEAEEFIDKLNVEPNAMIWANLLGACRIHGDDIRGERAAKNLIKLEPDNSSPYVLLSNMYAASGHWNEARSLRRTMIQKEIQKMPGCSWIVVGQKTNSFVAEHRP; encoded by the exons ATGCGTCTTGCAGTTGCACCTCATGTCCAAGGTTTCTTATTCTTAAGACCTTATTCACTCACCATTCAGCACTGCTCTTCCCCTTCTCCTCCTTCCATCTCACAAGTCTACGAAGACCTTCTCCGCATTTGCTTCCGCTTACAACAAACTAAAACTAATCCCCATCACCATCACGACTACCATGTGTTCGACAATATTCCCAACCACGGCGACGGGGAAATGGCCAAAGTTGTTCATGCACACGCCATCAAACACGACATTTCCTCTGATGGCTTCCTCGCAAGTGCCACCATCGATCTCTACGCCGCTGCCGGCAATGTCCCTTTCGCTCAGAGGCTCTTCCACCAGCTCCATCCCCGTCAGAGACATTTATCCGCTTATAATTCTATCATTTCCATGTACTCAAGGCAGGGGTTATTCCAAAATGCACTCCGTTGTTTCGTTTCTATGATGCGTTTTGGCCAGTTGCCTGACCAATTCACGCTCGCTATAGCTCTCTCTGTTTGTTCAAAGCTCAGGAATGTTGAATTCGGCACGCTGCTTCACTCCTGCGTGATCAAGGCAGGTTTTGAGTCCAATCCGTTCTGCCAGGGTGCTCTTATCGATCTGTATGCCAAATGTGGCTTTCTCCGCCATGCTAGCGCCATATTTGACGCCGCAGTCCACTTGGACAATGTTTCTTGGACGGCTTTGATTTCGGGTTATGTTCGAGCCGGGCTGCCGCAGGACGCCCTTcaggtgtttgacaaaatgcagATAGCTGGCTGCTCTCCTGACCAGGTGGTTTTTGTGACTGTTCTCAATGCTCTTGTGAATTTGGGTAAGCTGGATGATGCCTGTAAATTGTTCCGAGACATGCACACTAGCAATGTTGTGGCATGGAATGCGATGATCTCTGGTCATGCTAAGAGCGGCCATCATAAGGAGGCCATTGAGTTCTTTCTCGAAATGAGGAAGTGTGGTATAAAGTCCTCAAGGTCCACGCTGGCAAGTGTTCTTAGTGCGATTGCCAGCTTAGCTGCGTTGGATTATGGGTTACTAGTCCATGGAGAGGCTATCAAACAAGGTTTGGGTTCTAGTATATATGTGGGAAGTTCTTTGATCAGTATGTATGGGAAGTGCGAAATGTTAGATGCTGCAAAGCAAGTATTTGATGTCATGTCTGAGAAAAATATGGTCACTTGGAATGCCATGCTGGGAGTTTATGCACAGAATGGTTATTTCAATCATGTAATGGAGCTATTCCTTGATATGACACGACGTACCATTGAACCGGACGAATTTACCTTCACTAGCATTTTGAGTTCATGTGCTTGTTTTGAAAGCTTAGAAATTGGTCCTCAGGTGCATTCAGTTGTTATCAAGAGAAGTTTTGCAAACAATTTATTTGTGAACAATGCATTGGTAGATATGTATGCCAAGGCTGGGGCTTTGAAGGAAGCTAGGAAACAGTTTGAGCGCATGAAAACCCGAGATAACATTTCTTGGAATGCCATTATTGTTGGATACGTGCAGGAAGAAGAGGAAACTGATGCTTTCAAAATGTTCAACAAAATGAGGTTACATGGCATAGTACCTGACGAGGTAGCTTTGGCAAGCATACTTAGCGCTTGTGGAAATGTTAAGCTATTAGAAGCAGGATTGCAGTTCCATTGCCTGGCAGTTAAGTTGGGATTAGAAACAAACCTTTTTGTTGGAAGTTCTCTTATTGACATGTATTCTAAATGCTGGTCCATTGAAGATGCACGAAAAATCTATTCTAACATGCCTGAATGGAGTGTGGTATCCATGAATGCTCTGATTTCAGGATATGCtctgaaaaatataaaagaagcTATTAATCTTTTTAGTGATATGCTGGCATTGGGGCTCAAGCCATCTGAAATTACATTTGCAAGCCTGATAGATGCTTGTAAGGGTTCTCAGGTAAATCTAGGGTTGCAGATCCATTGTGCTATAGTTAAGAGGGGTCTTTTATGTGGTAGTGAGTTCTTAGGTACCTCTTTGTTGGGCATGTATATGGACTCACAAAGGATTGCAGATGCCAACTTACTTTTCTCAGAGTTTTCGAACCTTAAAAGCATTGTTATGTGGACTGCTTTAATTTCTGGGTATACTCAAAATGATTGCTGTTACGAGGCCATAAATTCATACCGAGAAATGCGGGACAACAGTATGTTCCCTGACCAAGCAACATTTGTTTCAGTTCTTCGAGCTTGTGCTCTCTTATCGGCATTGCAAGATGGGAAAGAGATACATTCTCTAATATTCCATACTGGTTTTGACTTGGATGAGTTAACCAGCAGTGCACTCATAGACATGTATGCTAAATGTGGGGATGTAAAAAGTGCTGTGCAAGTTTTTGAAGAAATGGGTACTAAAAAGGATGTGATTTCTTGGAACTCAATGATAGTTGGATTTGCAAAAAATGGTCATGCAGAAAGCGCTCTGAAGGTCTTCAATGAGATGGCTCACTCATGTGTTACACCAGATGATGTCACATTCCTCGGAGTGCTCACTGCTTGCAGCCATGCAGGGTGGGTTTCCGAGGGCCGTCAAATTTTTGATCTCATGGTGAACTGTTATGGCATTGAACCCAGGGCTGATCACTATGCTTGCATTGTGGATCTTCTTGGTCGCTGGGGTAATCTCAAAGAAGCTGAAGAGTTCATCGACAAACTAAATGTCGAACCGAATGCTATGATTTGGGCCAATTTATTGGGAGCTTGCCGAATTCATGGTGATGATATAAGGGGAGAGCGAGCAGCTAAGAACCTTATTAAGTTAGAACCTGACAATTCTTCCCCATATGTATTGCTTTCTAATATGTATGCTGCATCAGGACATTGGAATGAAGCTAGATCTTTGAGGAGAACCATGATACAGAAAGAAATCCAAAAGATGCCTGGGTGTAGCTGGATTGTTGTAGGACAAAAGACAAACTCATTTGTTGCAG AGCACCGCCCGTGA
- the LOC112782816 gene encoding pentatricopeptide repeat-containing protein At3g09040, mitochondrial isoform X3 has translation MAKVVHAHAIKHDISSDGFLASATIDLYAAAGNVPFAQRLFHQLHPRQRHLSAYNSIISMYSRQGLFQNALRCFVSMMRFGQLPDQFTLAIALSVCSKLRNVEFGTLLHSCVIKAGFESNPFCQGALIDLYAKCGFLRHASAIFDAAVHLDNVSWTALISGYVRAGLPQDALQVFDKMQIAGCSPDQVVFVTVLNALVNLGKLDDACKLFRDMHTSNVVAWNAMISGHAKSGHHKEAIEFFLEMRKCGIKSSRSTLASVLSAIASLAALDYGLLVHGEAIKQGLGSSIYVGSSLISMYGKCEMLDAAKQVFDVMSEKNMVTWNAMLGVYAQNGYFNHVMELFLDMTRRTIEPDEFTFTSILSSCACFESLEIGPQVHSVVIKRSFANNLFVNNALVDMYAKAGALKEARKQFERMKTRDNISWNAIIVGYVQEEEETDAFKMFNKMRLHGIVPDEVALASILSACGNVKLLEAGLQFHCLAVKLGLETNLFVGSSLIDMYSKCWSIEDARKIYSNMPEWSVVSMNALISGYALKNIKEAINLFSDMLALGLKPSEITFASLIDACKGSQVNLGLQIHCAIVKRGLLCGSEFLGTSLLGMYMDSQRIADANLLFSEFSNLKSIVMWTALISGYTQNDCCYEAINSYREMRDNSMFPDQATFVSVLRACALLSALQDGKEIHSLIFHTGFDLDELTSSALIDMYAKCGDVKSAVQVFEEMGTKKDVISWNSMIVGFAKNGHAESALKVFNEMAHSCVTPDDVTFLGVLTACSHAGWVSEGRQIFDLMVNCYGIEPRADHYACIVDLLGRWGNLKEAEEFIDKLNVEPNAMIWANLLGACRIHGDDIRGERAAKNLIKLEPDNSSPYVLLSNMYAASGHWNEARSLRRTMIQKEIQKMPGCSWIVVGQKTNSFVADPLFMHNLEKHLMVYQQCVLTRLMTAWLISMESRWTTTYDSLW, from the exons ATGGCCAAAGTTGTTCATGCACACGCCATCAAACACGACATTTCCTCTGATGGCTTCCTCGCAAGTGCCACCATCGATCTCTACGCCGCTGCCGGCAATGTCCCTTTCGCTCAGAGGCTCTTCCACCAGCTCCATCCCCGTCAGAGACATTTATCCGCTTATAATTCTATCATTTCCATGTACTCAAGGCAGGGGTTATTCCAAAATGCACTCCGTTGTTTCGTTTCTATGATGCGTTTTGGCCAGTTGCCTGACCAATTCACGCTCGCTATAGCTCTCTCTGTTTGTTCAAAGCTCAGGAATGTTGAATTCGGCACGCTGCTTCACTCCTGCGTGATCAAGGCAGGTTTTGAGTCCAATCCGTTCTGCCAGGGTGCTCTTATCGATCTGTATGCCAAATGTGGCTTTCTCCGCCATGCTAGCGCCATATTTGACGCCGCAGTCCACTTGGACAATGTTTCTTGGACGGCTTTGATTTCGGGTTATGTTCGAGCCGGGCTGCCGCAGGACGCCCTTcaggtgtttgacaaaatgcagATAGCTGGCTGCTCTCCTGACCAGGTGGTTTTTGTGACTGTTCTCAATGCTCTTGTGAATTTGGGTAAGCTGGATGATGCCTGTAAATTGTTCCGAGACATGCACACTAGCAATGTTGTGGCATGGAATGCGATGATCTCTGGTCATGCTAAGAGCGGCCATCATAAGGAGGCCATTGAGTTCTTTCTCGAAATGAGGAAGTGTGGTATAAAGTCCTCAAGGTCCACGCTGGCAAGTGTTCTTAGTGCGATTGCCAGCTTAGCTGCGTTGGATTATGGGTTACTAGTCCATGGAGAGGCTATCAAACAAGGTTTGGGTTCTAGTATATATGTGGGAAGTTCTTTGATCAGTATGTATGGGAAGTGCGAAATGTTAGATGCTGCAAAGCAAGTATTTGATGTCATGTCTGAGAAAAATATGGTCACTTGGAATGCCATGCTGGGAGTTTATGCACAGAATGGTTATTTCAATCATGTAATGGAGCTATTCCTTGATATGACACGACGTACCATTGAACCGGACGAATTTACCTTCACTAGCATTTTGAGTTCATGTGCTTGTTTTGAAAGCTTAGAAATTGGTCCTCAGGTGCATTCAGTTGTTATCAAGAGAAGTTTTGCAAACAATTTATTTGTGAACAATGCATTGGTAGATATGTATGCCAAGGCTGGGGCTTTGAAGGAAGCTAGGAAACAGTTTGAGCGCATGAAAACCCGAGATAACATTTCTTGGAATGCCATTATTGTTGGATACGTGCAGGAAGAAGAGGAAACTGATGCTTTCAAAATGTTCAACAAAATGAGGTTACATGGCATAGTACCTGACGAGGTAGCTTTGGCAAGCATACTTAGCGCTTGTGGAAATGTTAAGCTATTAGAAGCAGGATTGCAGTTCCATTGCCTGGCAGTTAAGTTGGGATTAGAAACAAACCTTTTTGTTGGAAGTTCTCTTATTGACATGTATTCTAAATGCTGGTCCATTGAAGATGCACGAAAAATCTATTCTAACATGCCTGAATGGAGTGTGGTATCCATGAATGCTCTGATTTCAGGATATGCtctgaaaaatataaaagaagcTATTAATCTTTTTAGTGATATGCTGGCATTGGGGCTCAAGCCATCTGAAATTACATTTGCAAGCCTGATAGATGCTTGTAAGGGTTCTCAGGTAAATCTAGGGTTGCAGATCCATTGTGCTATAGTTAAGAGGGGTCTTTTATGTGGTAGTGAGTTCTTAGGTACCTCTTTGTTGGGCATGTATATGGACTCACAAAGGATTGCAGATGCCAACTTACTTTTCTCAGAGTTTTCGAACCTTAAAAGCATTGTTATGTGGACTGCTTTAATTTCTGGGTATACTCAAAATGATTGCTGTTACGAGGCCATAAATTCATACCGAGAAATGCGGGACAACAGTATGTTCCCTGACCAAGCAACATTTGTTTCAGTTCTTCGAGCTTGTGCTCTCTTATCGGCATTGCAAGATGGGAAAGAGATACATTCTCTAATATTCCATACTGGTTTTGACTTGGATGAGTTAACCAGCAGTGCACTCATAGACATGTATGCTAAATGTGGGGATGTAAAAAGTGCTGTGCAAGTTTTTGAAGAAATGGGTACTAAAAAGGATGTGATTTCTTGGAACTCAATGATAGTTGGATTTGCAAAAAATGGTCATGCAGAAAGCGCTCTGAAGGTCTTCAATGAGATGGCTCACTCATGTGTTACACCAGATGATGTCACATTCCTCGGAGTGCTCACTGCTTGCAGCCATGCAGGGTGGGTTTCCGAGGGCCGTCAAATTTTTGATCTCATGGTGAACTGTTATGGCATTGAACCCAGGGCTGATCACTATGCTTGCATTGTGGATCTTCTTGGTCGCTGGGGTAATCTCAAAGAAGCTGAAGAGTTCATCGACAAACTAAATGTCGAACCGAATGCTATGATTTGGGCCAATTTATTGGGAGCTTGCCGAATTCATGGTGATGATATAAGGGGAGAGCGAGCAGCTAAGAACCTTATTAAGTTAGAACCTGACAATTCTTCCCCATATGTATTGCTTTCTAATATGTATGCTGCATCAGGACATTGGAATGAAGCTAGATCTTTGAGGAGAACCATGATACAGAAAGAAATCCAAAAGATGCCTGGGTGTAGCTGGATTGTTGTAGGACAAAAGACAAACTCATTTGTTGCAG ATCCCCTGTTTATGCACAATTTGGAGAAGCACTTAATGGTCTATCAACAATGTGTGCTTACAAGGCTTATGACCGCATGGCTGATATCAATGGAAAGTCGATGGACAACAACATACGATTCACTCTGGTGA